In the Pseudonocardia sediminis genome, TTCGTGCAGCCGGCGGTGATCCGAGCACCGGCCCGAGGCTCCGGCTTGCTGGACGAGAGCTCCGCTCGTGTGGCCGGGTGGGACGAGCGCTCCGTTCGTTCATTCCGCGGAGACGCCGTTGCGCCGGCCCAACCCCTGGCTCGTTGGGCGAGAGCTCCGTTCGCGCAGCCTGGGTGGACGAGAGCTCCGTTCGTTGAGTCCTCCTGGGGGAGCCGGTGCGCCGGCCCGATACTTGGCTACTTGGGCGGAAGCCCCGCTCGTGCGGACGCCTTGGGTGAGAGTTCCGTTCGCCTACACCGGGATGGGCCGGAGCACCGGCTCGGCTCCCCGGCGGATGGGGGGGAGTTCCGTGCGCGGCCCGGATGGGCGGGAGCTCCGTCCGTGCATCTCGCGGCGCGGGTGGGGCCGGAACTGTCGGGGGTCGGTCCTAGACTCGTTTCCGATGAGCGCCGCGACACAGTCCCCGAAGAAGACCGGTCCTGGGAAGAGCAGCACAGCCAAGGCCGGCTCCGGTACGTCCTCCAAGAAGGAGGACACGCCGCGGCTGCTCCTGCTCGACGGACACTCGCTGGCCTACCGGGCGTTCTTCGCCCTGCCGGCGGAGAACTTCCGCACCGGCACCGGGCAGACCACGAACGCCGTCTACGGCTTCACCTCGATGCTGATCAACCTGCTGCGCGACGAGGAGCCGACGCACCTGGCCGTCGCGTTCGACGTCTCCCGGAAGACGTTCCGGTCCGAGCGCTACGCCGAGTACAAGGCGAACCGCTCCAGCACCCCGGACGACTTCCGCGGCCAGGTGGACCTCATCAAGGAGGTTCTGAACGCGCTCAACATCCCGGTGTTCGCCGTGGACAACTACGAGGCGGACGACCTCATCGCCACGCTGACCACACAGGCCGAGGCCCAGGGCATGAACGTCCTGATCACCACCGGGGACCGGGACGCGTTCCAGCTGGTCACCGACCACGTCACGGTGCTCTACCCCAAGCGTGGGGTGTCGGACCTGGGCCGGATCGACCCGGCCGAGGTCGACGCCCGCTACGGGCTGACCCCGACGCAGTACCCGGACTTCGCGGCGCTGCGCGGGGACCCCTCGGACAACCTGCCGTCGATCCCCGGGGTGGGGGAGAAGACGGCGGCGAAGTGGGTCCGCGAGTTCGGCTCGCTCGCCGAGCTGACCGACCGGGTGGACGAGGTCAAGGGCAAGGCGGGCGACGCCCTGCGGGCGAACCTGGCCAACGTGCTGCTCAATCGTCAGCTGACCGAGCTGGTCCGCGACGTCGACCTCGGATCCGACCCGTCGCAGCTCGAGGTGCGGCCGTGGGACCGCGACGCGGTGCACCGGCTGTTCGACGAGCTGGAGTTCCGGGTCCTGCGCGAGCGGCTGTTCGCGACGCTGTCCTCGGCCGAGCCGGAGGCCGAGGAGGGCTTCACCGTGCAGGGCGCGGTGATCGAGCCGGGCTCGGTGCGTTCCTGGCTCGACGAGCACACCCGCGACGGACGCCGGGTCGCGCTCTCGTTCGGCGGGGTCGCCGGGCCGGTGGCGGCGCGGGACCTGACCGGGATCGGGTTCGCGGTCGGTGAGCCGACCGTCGAGGCGCGCGCCGCCGGTGCGACGGCCGGGGTGCCGCAGGCCGGCTACCTTGCCGTGGCGACGCTGACCCCGGACGACGAGGCCGCGCTCGGTGAGTGGCTGGCCGACCCGTCGGTGCCCAAGGCCGCGCACGACATCAAGGCCGTACTGCACGGGCTGCGCGCCCGCGGCTGGACCCTCGAGGGCCTGACCAGCGACACCGCGCTCGCCGCTTATCTCGCCAAGCCGGGCCAGCGCACGTTCGACCTGGCCGACCTGGCGCTGCGCTACCTGCGCCGGGAGCTGCGCACCGAGTCCGAGGGCGACGGGCAGCTGTCGTTGCTGGGGGGTGAGGAGGAGGCCGACAACGCCGCGGCCGAGGCCGAGATGCTGGCCGCCTCCGCCGTGCAGGAGCTGGCCGACGCGCTCGACGCCGACCTCGCCGAGCGCGGCGGGTCCGAGCTGCTCGCCGAGCTGGAGCTGCCCCTGGCGTTCGTGCTCGCGGACCTGGAGTCGGCCGGGATCGCCGTCGACGCGGAGTACCTGTCCGGGCTGGAGTCCGACTTCGGCTCGCAGGTCCGCCAGGCCGCCTCCGACGCCTACGAGGTGATCGGCAAGGAGATCAACCTCGGGTCGCCGAAGCAGCTGCAGGTGGTGCTGTTCGACGAGCTGAACATGCCGAAGACCAAGCGCACCAAGACCGGCTACACCACCGACGCGGACGCATTGCAGAGCCTGTTCGAGCAGACCGAGCACCCGTTCCTGCAGCACATGCTCCTGCACCGGGACGCGACCCGGCTCAAGGTCACCGTCGACGGCCTGATCAAGTCCGTGGCCGACGACGGCCGGATCCACACCACGTACTCGCAGACGATCGCGGCGACCGGACGTCTGAGCTCGACCGATCCGAACTTGCAGAACGTGCCGATCCGCACCGCGGCCGGACGCCGGATCCGGGACGCGTTCGTGGTGGGCGACGGTTATACCGAGCTGATGACCGCGGACTACAGCCAGATCGAGATGCGGATCATGGCCGACCTGTCCGAGGACGCGGCGCTGATCGAGGCGTTCCGCTCCCAGCACGACTTCCACGCCGAGACCGCCGCCCGCGTGTTCGGCGTCGAGCCGACCGAGGTCTCCGTCGAACAGCGCGCCAAGATCAAGGCGATGAACTACGGGCTGGCCTACGGCCTGTCCGCCTACGGCCTGTCGGGGCAGCTGCGGATCTCCACCGACGAGGCCAAGTCGATGATGGACGACTACTTCGCCGGGTTCGGCGGGGTGCGCGACTACCTGGCCGGCGTCGTCGACCAGGCCCGCAAGGACGGCTACACGGCCACCATCATGGGCCGTCGCCGCTACCTGCCGGACCTGGTAAGCGATAATCGTCAGCGCCGGGAGATGGCCGAGCGGATGGCGCTCAACGCCCCGATCCAGGGCAGCGCCGCGGACATCATCAAGGTCGCGATGCTCGGCGTGCACAAGGCGCTCAAGGCCGAGGACCTGCGCAGCCGGATGCTGCTGCAGGTCCACGACGAGCTCGTGATCGAGGTCGCCGAGGGCGAGCGGGACGCGCTGGAGACGCTCGTCCGCCGGGAGATGGCCGCCGCGGCGGAGCTGTCGGTGCCGCTGGAGGTCTCGGTCGGGTACGGGCGCAGCTGGGACGCCGCCGCACACTGATCTTCACCTGAACCCGGGGCCCGGCCGTCGAAACGGCCCGCGGCCCCGGGACCGGCCGGCTACGGCGAGGGCAGGTGGCCGAGCTGGCCCAGGATCGCCATGTTGTCCCAGGTGATCCACGACTCGGCGAACTTGCCGTTCTCGACGCGGAACACCCCGCCGAAATCGAACGAGGCCTTCTTGCCGGAGGCGGGGAACGGGCCGAGCGGGCCGTCCTGGGTGCCCTCGTAGGTGCACCAGATTCCTGCCTTGTCGCCTTCGACGACGACGTGCCGGAACGTCTGCACGTTGTCCGGGAAGGACTCGGTGTTCGACCGCAGGAAGCCCTTGAAATCCTCCCGGCTGTGGACGACGAGGTCCGGGGTGGCTTCGCAGTGCCGGACGAAGTCCTCGGTCAGGATGTCGTCGAGCAGGTGCAGCTCCCGGGAGTTCATCGCGTCCTCGAGACGCTGCATCAGCTGCCTGATCTCG is a window encoding:
- the polA gene encoding DNA polymerase I produces the protein MSAATQSPKKTGPGKSSTAKAGSGTSSKKEDTPRLLLLDGHSLAYRAFFALPAENFRTGTGQTTNAVYGFTSMLINLLRDEEPTHLAVAFDVSRKTFRSERYAEYKANRSSTPDDFRGQVDLIKEVLNALNIPVFAVDNYEADDLIATLTTQAEAQGMNVLITTGDRDAFQLVTDHVTVLYPKRGVSDLGRIDPAEVDARYGLTPTQYPDFAALRGDPSDNLPSIPGVGEKTAAKWVREFGSLAELTDRVDEVKGKAGDALRANLANVLLNRQLTELVRDVDLGSDPSQLEVRPWDRDAVHRLFDELEFRVLRERLFATLSSAEPEAEEGFTVQGAVIEPGSVRSWLDEHTRDGRRVALSFGGVAGPVAARDLTGIGFAVGEPTVEARAAGATAGVPQAGYLAVATLTPDDEAALGEWLADPSVPKAAHDIKAVLHGLRARGWTLEGLTSDTALAAYLAKPGQRTFDLADLALRYLRRELRTESEGDGQLSLLGGEEEADNAAAEAEMLAASAVQELADALDADLAERGGSELLAELELPLAFVLADLESAGIAVDAEYLSGLESDFGSQVRQAASDAYEVIGKEINLGSPKQLQVVLFDELNMPKTKRTKTGYTTDADALQSLFEQTEHPFLQHMLLHRDATRLKVTVDGLIKSVADDGRIHTTYSQTIAATGRLSSTDPNLQNVPIRTAAGRRIRDAFVVGDGYTELMTADYSQIEMRIMADLSEDAALIEAFRSQHDFHAETAARVFGVEPTEVSVEQRAKIKAMNYGLAYGLSAYGLSGQLRISTDEAKSMMDDYFAGFGGVRDYLAGVVDQARKDGYTATIMGRRRYLPDLVSDNRQRREMAERMALNAPIQGSAADIIKVAMLGVHKALKAEDLRSRMLLQVHDELVIEVAEGERDALETLVRREMAAAAELSVPLEVSVGYGRSWDAAAH
- a CDS encoding ester cyclase, with amino-acid sequence MSNGDEIRQLMQRLEDAMNSRELHLLDDILTEDFVRHCEATPDLVVHSREDFKGFLRSNTESFPDNVQTFRHVVVEGDKAGIWCTYEGTQDGPLGPFPASGKKASFDFGGVFRVENGKFAESWITWDNMAILGQLGHLPSP